TCCGCCAGCCGCTCCTCGGATCCGGAAATTGCCAGTATCCTCGCCTTCTTCGTATGGCCGTTTCGAACCAGGGAGGCGAGGACGTCCGCCCCGCTCGCGTCCGGAAGGCCGATGTCGAGAACCATCAGATCGGGATCGAACCGGCTGAAACGAAGGCAGGCCTCCAGCGCCGAATCGGTGCCCTGCACGTCGGCCTCCGGCCAGTCCAGGCGGATCGTCTCGGCCATCAGCTCGCGCAGACTCGCGTCGTCATCCACGAGAAGAACTCTCGGTTGCCGGTGGCCGAGACTTCCCACCAGGTGGGAGAATCCGGCTCGCGCGCCAAGCACCCACTCCTCGTTCGACCGGCCGAGCGTCGGCTCCGGGAGCGCATATTCCAGACGCAGGCCGCGATCGCGCTCCTCCACCGCTTGGGCCAGACGCTGGAGCACGGCCCGGCAGCCGGCAGGGTCGGTCTCCAGGAAGAGCGCCAGGAGCGGCTCCGATTCGATCAGGAACACCTCGTCACGGGGATGACGGAACAGTCCGGTCAGGATTTTGCGCACCTCGCCGAGCTTGTCGAGGTCCTTGTCCCCGGCGCGCGAGCCGCTCGCGATCTCCGCGTGCGCCATCCGGAGGAGCGCCAGAAGGGGCGCCTGTCCCCGCGGCAAGGCGCTGCGGATCCGATCCTCCACCACCACGCGCAGTTCCGCGCCGGGCTCGTGAATGGGGAGGGTGAAGGAGAACCGGCTTCCCCGCCCGAGCTCACTCTCCACCTCGATGTTCCCCCCGTGACGGGCGACGATTTAACGCGAAATGGCCAGACCGAGCCCGGTCCCCTTCACGCCGGGGCGTTCATCCCGGGCGATCTGGGTGAATGCCTCGAAGATCATCGGCTGGTGCTCGGCGGCGATCCCGATTCCGTCGTCCTGGACGAAAAAGCGCACCATGGCCCCGTCGCGAACGGCCCCCACCTCCACGCAGCCTCCCTCGGGCGTGAATTTGCGGGCGTTGCCGATCAAATTCACCAGCACCTGTTGGATCTTCGGGCGATCCCCAATCACTTCGGGGAGTCCCTCCGGCGCCTGCAGCTGAAGCGTTTGACGGCCCGACCGGAACTGAGGCCCGAAATCCTCATGACACTGCCGCAGCAAGGACGCTGGATCCACCTTGCCGCGATACACTTTCACCTCTCCCGATTCGATTCGGGCGACATCCAGAAGGTCGTTCACCAGCGCCGTCAGCCGATCGCAGTTTCGCATCGCCCCGTCGAGGCATTCCGCCTGCGTGGCCGTCACCGGTCCCGACGTCCCGTCTCGGGCGAGGGCGATGAACTCCCGGATGATGGCCAGGGGCGTGCGCATCTCGTGAGACGCCGTGGAGACGAACTGGGACCTCAGCCGGTCCGCCGTCCTCAAGCGGGCCACGGTCAGATTCCTCTGGAGCGCCGCGCGCGCCGCGCGAACCAAATGAACGCCGGCGGTCGATCCGATCACGACGTAATCGTCGGCCCCTCGTGCCACGGCGCGGATTGCCAGCTCTTCAGTCTCGGGAGTGGCCAAGACGACCACCGGGATGCCGTGAGACCGGGCCAGGGTCCGGGCCAACGCGTCGAATCCGTGGAGACCGGTCGGCGGAAGATCGAACAGGATGAGATCGACCTGAGCCTTTTCGACCAGATCCAGGCTTTCATTCGGCCGGGCAGCGGTCCTGAGCTCGCAGAGAAATTCCGGATCCTTGGTCAACCCTTCCCGAAGCAGGCGCGCCAGCTGCGGATCTTCCGCAATCAACAGCACGCGGACCGGTGAGCCGGACGCTTTCGCGCTTCCGGAGGAGATGTCCAAGCCTGGAAGGGAGAACATCTAAACACCACCTTTCCAGGCAAATATAGGTTCCGTTCGCGAGTCGGACAACGGAAATTGAATCCGGAATTGGACACCTCCCAACTGGGGCTCATGACCACCGGTGATGCAACTGTCCTCGCCCGGATCCACATCTATATAGATGTAGGGGGCTCGCGGGTGCCTGGGCGGCATCGAGCTGGAGGACCCGCCGCGCGTCATCCAGCCATGCCCTGCGTCGGCCGGGATACGATTCGAAAATGAGGCGTGATAGGGTGTCACCACGTCCTCCCCTCTCGCCGGAGTCCACTATGTCCGCGATCCGAATCGCCCGCCGGATGCTCGGTACGGGAATCCTGCTTTTCGCTCTGGGAGGAGCTCTTCACGGCGCCGCACCGAAGTCCGGCACCGACAAATCGGCCGGTGCTCAGCCCATCGCCGCACCGGGAATCCAGGCGGAGCGGGTTTCCCTGATCCTTCTGGACGTCGTCGTGACCGAGGCCTCGGGACGCTTCCTGGGCGATCTCCGCCCGGAGGAATTCACCCTGACGGTGGACGGCTATAAGGTGCCGATCCAATCCGTCGAGCTGCAGATCCCCGCAGGTCCGGCCCTCACGGCCCCCCCGGCGGCAGCCGTGCAGCCGCCCGGGAGCGCGGGCACGCCTCCCGCGCCCGATCGGGCGGCGTCGATTTCGCGCTCGCGCGGGATCGTGCTTTTCTTCGACGGATTGGACAGCGAGCGCGGCCTCGGCCCGGCTCCGATCGCGGCGGCGCGAAAGTTTCTCGAGAAGGGATTGCAGGCCGGCGACGAGGTAATGTTGATCGGTCTGGGACGCGACTGCCGAATCTACCGGGATTTCACGGCCGATCTCTCCCTGGCGCTCGCGGCCATGGAAGAGATCGAGAAGGACTCGGCTCTCCGCATGGGCGGTCAAGCTCACTTCTGGAAGAACAAAGAGGATCTCGAAGAGCTGCGCAAGTTCAGTCCCGAATCGGCAGAGTCTCTGGCGAGGTCGTTCGTCGCGGAGGATCTGCACCGGGCCTCCCGCCTCAACTCCACTCTCGCGGCACTCGCCGAATTCTTGCGATCGCGGCCGGGGCGGAAGGAGGTCTTCCTGTTCAGCGACGGCACACCCTCGGCTCCGGGGATTCTCTATGGAATCGACGATCCCCGCACCCAGGAACTCGATCTGCTTCGGCTGGCGCAGGATGCCGCGGCCGCCCAGATCGCCGTGAACACGATCAACACGCGGGGGCTGGCGGCGGGCCCGGCGGGTGGAGTGGAGGAGCTTCTCGAAAGTGAGTCCACCAACGCCCTGTCGATTCTCGCCCTCACCACCGGCGGCGTCTCGACCCATGGGATCAACGGAAACTTTGAGCGGCCCATGCGGGTCATCGAAGAGCAGACCCGGTCGAGCTACCTGATCACCTTCGCCCCCGACGGGGAGCCGGACGGCAAGCTCCATTCCGCGCGCGTCACCGTGAGCCGAAAAGGGGCGCGGGTCCGCTCTCCGGAAGGCTTCGTCTGGATGACGAGCCGGCAGCAGCAGGAGAAGGAAATGGTCAGCGCCTACTTCGCCCCCGAGCTCTTTCGCAAGATTCCTCTGGCCCTGGAGGCCAGTTCGTATCTCGGCGCCGACGATACACCGCGAGTGGAGGTGGTCATCTCCCTGCCCCGCTCCTCGATCCTCTTCCTTCCCCGGGGAGCCAGCCGTGTGGCGAAGCTGGAGGCGGGGGTCGTCCTGCGGTCGGCCAAGGGGAAGGAAGAGAAGCCCATCCGCCGTGACGTCGAAGTGCGCCTCTCCGGCGGGCCGAGCAAGGATTCCGAAGGAGACCTGACCCTTCTGGCGCGGCGCGCGCTTCCCGCCGGCGATTACCAGGCAACCGCCGTGGTCCGCGACCTGCAATCAGGAGAAGTGGGAGCGCTTCGCTCGGCGTTGAAGATCCCGGCCCTCGCGCCCGATCATCTCGCCATGAGCTCCTTGATCCTGAGCAGCCCGGCGTCTGCGAAGCCGATCGCGATGGATCCCTCGGATGAGGTGCCGAACATCCCGCCCGCTCCCCGCTCCGTGAGGAGAATTTTCGCCGGCGACGAACAAGTCGCCGCCTCTTCCGTCGTCTATCATCCTCGGCGTGATGCCGTCACGGGACAGGCTCGAGTCACGGCATTCGCCCAGATCCGGCGCGGGCCGCAGGTCGTCCGGCAGCTCATCCCCGCCCGACACACGCTCGATCCAGGCGCCCCGGCCACCGCGCTCACCCTCACCCTTCCGATCGATCTTTCCGGGCTGGAGCCGGGCGTCTATCGGCTGGAGGTGGAAGCCTGGGACGAAGTGGATCGACGCGGTGTTCTTCAGGGCGTCGATTTCCAGGTCGCTGAGGAGGGCGGCTTTTGCCGCCGCGTTTCAGTTGTGCTTCATGAACTCGCCGTGCCCCGTGAGCGAGTTGTAGAGCGTCGATGAAGGCGTCTTCGTTCACGAAGTCCCCGGACCATTTGGCCCATGGCGCCAGGATCTTGTTTTTCTTCATCTGCTCCGGGGTCTTCTTCTGCTGGATGGCCTGCTGGACGACCGCGGAAGTCTCTTTCAGCATCTTCGTGAACGCACGCACGTCATCGAGATTCGAAATCGCGCCGTGCCCGGGGATCACCTTCACGTCGGACGGCAGCTGAGCCGTCGCCTTTTCCACCGCCTCGATCATTCCCCGCACGCTGCCGCCGCTCGTCACGTCGATGAACGGAAACCCGTAGCGCACGAAATCGTCCCCCATGTGCACGACGTTGTTCTTCGGGAAGAAGATGATCGCATCGCCGTCGGTGTGCCCGGAGGGAAAATGCAGCGCCCGGATGTCTTCGCCGTTCAGGTGCAGGGTGACGTCGCGCTCGAAAGTGATGATCGGCAGCGCCGCCTTCGCCGCCGGCTTTTCGTCGAACTTGATCGATCCGCCGTTTCCGCCCGGCCCCCCCCTTTCGAGACGCTTCCGCACGTTGTCCTGGGCAATCACCGTCGATCCGGTGTTGGCGAAGGGCTCGTTGCCCCCCGCATGATCTCCGTGATAGTGCGTATTGATCACGAATCGCACCGGCTTGTCGGTGATTTTCAGCTCCTTCAGCGCCGCCTGGATCTTGTCCGCCAGGGGCGCGAACTGATCGTCGACGAGCACCACTCCATCTTCCCCCACCGACGCGGCGATGTTCCCGCCCGCTCCCTTCAGCATGTAGATGTTGCCGGCGACCTTCGTCGCCTTGATCTTGACCTTCGAAAAGTCGTCCTGTTGAGCGTGCAGAGACCCTGACCGGACGACGGCCATGCACAGAACCACAACCACGCTGCCTTTCGGCGCCCTGCCCATGCCTTTCTTCTCCCTCGGAAGTGGTGGCGCATTCTATCACCCTGACCCTGCGCGACGGGTGGGATCGCTGGCTCAAGGGCCGTTGCTTCCGGAAGTCGGTTGGCGCGACCGCTCTCGACGGAGGACGCAATCGGCGCGCGGTCTCAGGTGATGGAACCGCCGCAGGAGGAGCCGGATCCGGCGGTGCAGCCGTAGCAGTGGTTGTTGGTGACGATCCGGCGCCGGTGGAGCTTCTCGGCGTCGAAGTCGCGGATGTGGGCGGGCGCGCCGAAACCGATCTTCAGCTCCAGCATCTGGTTGAAGTCGCAATCGTAGAGCGCGCCGTCCCAACCCACCGAAAGGGTGTAGCGGCACATCAGGCCCTCCGTCGCGGAGGGATTGAAGGCGTTGGCCAGCCGCTCCATGTAGCCGTCGTAATTCCCCGTCTCGAGCAGAAACTCCAAAAACCGGCTGATCGGCATGTTGGTGATCGTGAAGAGGCGGTTGAAGACCACGCCGTGGCGCTTCTCCAGCTCCCTCTTGAACTGCGCTTCGATCCCCTCCTGCTTGGGAGGAAGGAACGCACCCACCGGGTTGTAGACCAGGTTCAGCGTCAGTCCGCTTCCCGGACACCCGTAGCCCAGCGAGTTCAGCCGCCGCATCGCCTCGACCGACTTCTGGAAGACCCCTTCGCCGCGCTGCGCGTCGGTGGGCGCGGAGCGATAGTAAGGAAGCGACGCGACGATCTCGACCTTGTGCCGGGCCAGGAACTCCCCGAGGTCGGCCTGCGAGGGGAGGAGAAGCACGGTGAGATTGCACCGGTCCATCACGTGGCGTCCCAGCCCGGCGGCCCGCTCCACCAAGGAGCGGAACACGGGATTCAGCTCCGGCGCCCCGCCGGTGATGTCCACCGTCGGGATGTCGGTGCGCGCCAGCGCCCGCAGGCAGAGCTCCACCGTCTCCGGCGTCATGCTCTCCCGGCGATCGGGGCCGGCGTCGACGTGACAGTGCGCGCAGGTCTGGTTGCAGAGCTTCCCGACGTTGATCTGGAAGACGGTGATTCCCGTG
This sequence is a window from Candidatus Polarisedimenticolia bacterium. Protein-coding genes within it:
- a CDS encoding ATP-binding protein; this encodes MFSLPGLDISSGSAKASGSPVRVLLIAEDPQLARLLREGLTKDPEFLCELRTAARPNESLDLVEKAQVDLILFDLPPTGLHGFDALARTLARSHGIPVVVLATPETEELAIRAVARGADDYVVIGSTAGVHLVRAARAALQRNLTVARLRTADRLRSQFVSTASHEMRTPLAIIREFIALARDGTSGPVTATQAECLDGAMRNCDRLTALVNDLLDVARIESGEVKVYRGKVDPASLLRQCHEDFGPQFRSGRQTLQLQAPEGLPEVIGDRPKIQQVLVNLIGNARKFTPEGGCVEVGAVRDGAMVRFFVQDDGIGIAAEHQPMIFEAFTQIARDERPGVKGTGLGLAISR
- the arsS gene encoding arsenosugar biosynthesis radical SAM (seleno)protein ArsS (Some members of this family are selenoproteins.) codes for the protein MSVALSLKARANRLASPEEQLKILSDPNGFQPFEQRVAGAGLVPLRCTGITVFQINVGKLCNQTCAHCHVDAGPDRRESMTPETVELCLRALARTDIPTVDITGGAPELNPVFRSLVERAAGLGRHVMDRCNLTVLLLPSQADLGEFLARHKVEIVASLPYYRSAPTDAQRGEGVFQKSVEAMRRLNSLGYGCPGSGLTLNLVYNPVGAFLPPKQEGIEAQFKRELEKRHGVVFNRLFTITNMPISRFLEFLLETGNYDGYMERLANAFNPSATEGLMCRYTLSVGWDGALYDCDFNQMLELKIGFGAPAHIRDFDAEKLHRRRIVTNNHCYGCTAGSGSSCGGSIT
- a CDS encoding response regulator, which codes for MESELGRGSRFSFTLPIHEPGAELRVVVEDRIRSALPRGQAPLLALLRMAHAEIASGSRAGDKDLDKLGEVRKILTGLFRHPRDEVFLIESEPLLALFLETDPAGCRAVLQRLAQAVEERDRGLRLEYALPEPTLGRSNEEWVLGARAGFSHLVGSLGHRQPRVLLVDDDASLRELMAETIRLDWPEADVQGTDSALEACLRFSRFDPDLMVLDIGLPDASGADVLASLVRNGHTKKARILAISGSEERLAEMVRLGCDDSLAKPFPIDRFEQKVAALFGFPPRIQQPSQAAHAPSEEP
- a CDS encoding MBL fold metallo-hydrolase, producing the protein MGRAPKGSVVVVLCMAVVRSGSLHAQQDDFSKVKIKATKVAGNIYMLKGAGGNIAASVGEDGVVLVDDQFAPLADKIQAALKELKITDKPVRFVINTHYHGDHAGGNEPFANTGSTVIAQDNVRKRLERGGPGGNGGSIKFDEKPAAKAALPIITFERDVTLHLNGEDIRALHFPSGHTDGDAIIFFPKNNVVHMGDDFVRYGFPFIDVTSGGSVRGMIEAVEKATAQLPSDVKVIPGHGAISNLDDVRAFTKMLKETSAVVQQAIQQKKTPEQMKKNKILAPWAKWSGDFVNEDAFIDALQLAHGARRVHEAQLKRGGKSRPPQRPGNRRPEEHRVDPLRPRLPPPADRRPAPARKDRSEG